A single Glycine soja cultivar W05 chromosome 14, ASM419377v2, whole genome shotgun sequence DNA region contains:
- the LOC114383174 gene encoding putative ER lumen protein-retaining receptor C28H8.4, with the protein MRFKLKSSYIDDKDNLAIYYVVIPCVVLSLLIHPITWHHPLNRILWAFCVYLEAVSVLPQLQVMQNTKIVEPFTAHYVFALGVASFLSCAHWVLQVCQNLNSSKFLSPNSGNTYTNLL; encoded by the exons ATGCGTTTCAAATTGAAATCTAGTTATATAGATGATAAGGACAACCTTGCAATATACTATGTG GTAATACCTTGTGTTGTGTTGTCCTTGTTAATTCATCCAATAACCTGGCATCATCCACTTAATAGGATTCTCTGGGCATTTTGTGTTTATCTTGAAGCTGTTTCTGTTCTCCCTCAGCTACAAGTCATGCAGAACACTAAG ATTGTTGAACCATTCACAGCACACTATGTTTTTGCTCTTGGAGTTGCAAGTTTCTTGAGTTGTGCACATTGGGTCCTCCAGGTTTGTCAAAATTTGAACTCCTCTAAGTTTTTATCACCTAATTCTGGAAATACGTATACAAATTTATTGTAA
- the LOC114384109 gene encoding protein NSP-INTERACTING KINASE 1-like, giving the protein MTIAFGLSLGCLSLIVLGKPVLDWGTRKQIALGAARGLLYLHEQCDPKIIHRDVKVANILLDDYCEAVVGHFGLEKLLDHQDSHVTTAMRGIVGHIALEYLSTGQFSKKTDVFGFGILLLELITGQRALEFGKAANQKGAMLDWSVSLKALGPSTSVDDRL; this is encoded by the exons ATGACCATAGCCTTTGGTTTAAGTTTGGGATGCCTCAGCTTGATAGTTCTTG GTAAGCCAGTGTTGGACTGGGGCACAAGGAAGCAAATTGCCTTAGGAGCAGCAAGGGGACTACTATACCTTCATGAGCAGTGTGATCCAAAGATAATCCATAGAGATGTGAAGGTTGCAAACATATTGCTTGATGACTATTGTGAGGCAGTGGTAGGACATTTTGGATTGGAAAAGCTTTTAGATCACCAAGATTCACATGTCACAACTGCAATGAGGGGCATAGTGGGGCATATTGCACTAGAGTACCTTTCCACAGggcaattttctaaaaagacTGATGTATTTGGATTTGGTATACTGCTTCTTGAATTGATCACTGGCCAAAGGGCTCTAGAATTTGGAAAAGCAGCCAACCAAAAAGGAGCCATGCTTGATTGG TCAGTGTCGTTGAAAGCCCTTGGCCCTTCAACATCAGTTGATGACCGTCTTTGA